A DNA window from Hemibagrus wyckioides isolate EC202008001 linkage group LG11, SWU_Hwy_1.0, whole genome shotgun sequence contains the following coding sequences:
- the prelid3b gene encoding PRELI domain containing protein 3B, whose amino-acid sequence MKIWTSEHIFNHPWETVTKAAMQKYPNPMNPSVFGVDVLDRRVDQQGRLHSKRLLSTEWGLPSIVNSIIGNARACTYVQEHSLVDPKEKTLELKSSNITFTNMVSVDERLVYKPHPDDPLKTVLTQEAIISVKGVSLSSYLEGLMANTISTNAGKGREAMEWVIRRLNAEIEELTITARGTMRTPMAAAVIEK is encoded by the exons ATGAAGATCTGGACGTCAGAACATATTTTCAA CCACCCATGGGAGACTGTGACCAAAGCAGCTATGCAGAAGTACCCCAACCCAATGAACCCTAGTGTGTTTGGAGTAGATGTGTTGGACCGAAGAGTGGACCAGCAAGGGCGGCTTCACAGCAAACGCTTACTCAGCACAGAATGGGGCCTTCCATCTATAGTCAATTCA ATCATTGGTAATGCACGTGCATGTACATATGTTCAAGAGCATTCGCTTGTGGACCCCAAAGAGAAGACTTTGGAACTTAAGTCTTCAAAT ATAACATTTACCAACATGGTGTCTGTAGATGAAAGGCTTGTCTACAAACCACATCCAGATGACCCATTAAA GACTGTGCTGACCCAGGAGGCCATCATCTCTGTAAAAGGAGTCAGTTTGAGCAGCTACCTAGAGGGACTTATGGCAAACACTATCTCAACTAATGCAGGAAAG GGCCGTGAAGCAATGGAGTGGGTTATCAGGCGTCTGAATGCAGAGATCGAGGAGCTAACCATTACAGCAAGAGGCACGATGCGGACACCCATGGCTGcagcagttatagaaaaatGA